The following proteins are encoded in a genomic region of Bradyrhizobium sp. SK17:
- a CDS encoding NAD-dependent epimerase, with translation MIAGNLLVTGCAGFIGFHLTEQLLRAGQPVIGIDNLNDYYDPALKRARLDLLKQHRGFTFLELNLADRAGMKALFERYRFEVVVHLAAQAGVRYSLQNPHAYAESNLEGFLNILEGCRHTGCRHLLFASSSSVYGANTKLPFSIHDNVDHPVSLYAATKKANELLAHSYSHLYRIPTTGLRFFTVYGTWYRPDMALYAFADAITKGKPIQLFNNGNMRRDFTYVDDVVEAMVRLIGRAPAGDGNWSGTHPDPGSSKAPWRVYNIGNSRPEELMHVVALLEQGFGRKAEKQLLPMQPGDVPETSADVSDLEREIGFRPQTRIEDGIAKFVAWYRAYHDVDRI, from the coding sequence GTGATCGCAGGCAACCTACTCGTCACGGGCTGCGCCGGCTTTATCGGTTTTCACCTGACGGAGCAGCTGCTGCGGGCAGGGCAGCCGGTGATCGGCATCGACAATCTCAACGATTACTATGACCCGGCGCTGAAGCGCGCGCGCCTCGATCTGCTCAAGCAGCACCGCGGCTTCACATTTCTGGAACTCAATCTCGCCGATCGCGCCGGCATGAAGGCGCTGTTCGAGCGTTATCGCTTCGAGGTCGTGGTGCATCTCGCTGCGCAGGCCGGGGTGCGCTATTCCCTGCAGAACCCGCATGCCTATGCGGAGTCCAATCTGGAGGGCTTCCTCAACATCCTCGAAGGTTGCCGCCATACCGGGTGCCGACACCTGTTGTTTGCGTCCTCATCGTCGGTCTACGGCGCCAATACAAAGTTGCCGTTTTCGATCCACGACAATGTCGACCATCCGGTCAGCCTGTACGCCGCGACCAAGAAGGCCAACGAGCTGCTCGCGCATTCCTACAGCCACCTCTATCGCATCCCGACGACCGGGCTGCGCTTCTTTACCGTGTATGGGACCTGGTACCGGCCGGATATGGCGCTCTATGCGTTCGCCGACGCGATCACCAAGGGCAAGCCGATCCAGCTGTTCAACAACGGCAACATGCGGCGCGATTTCACGTACGTCGATGACGTGGTCGAGGCGATGGTGCGGCTGATCGGCCGCGCGCCCGCGGGGGACGGCAACTGGTCCGGAACTCATCCCGATCCCGGGTCGAGCAAGGCGCCCTGGCGGGTCTACAATATCGGCAACAGCAGGCCGGAAGAACTGATGCATGTGGTGGCGCTGCTCGAACAGGGCTTCGGCCGGAAGGCCGAAAAGCAGTTGCTGCCGATGCAACCTGGGGATGTTCCGGAGACGTCGGCCGATGTCTCCGATCTGGAGCGCGAAATCGGTTTTCGGCCGCAGACGCGGATCGAGGACGGTATTGCCAAATTCGTCGCCTGGTATCGGGCCTACCACGACGTCGACCGGATATAG
- a CDS encoding undecaprenyl-phosphate glucose phosphotransferase — MADLSDAQLAKAPAHFGAFPFAFASLEGFAVAVEMIVVVLSSIVGGAAYHLFYYHTVYSNSFEGFLGIGVLAAILFMFVAKSQGLYNAQVLAGLDRRWSSLLGGWLLVVLLMTLIIFLLKVGAGVSRGSVMSFGLIGGVGLVTGRMLLQAPLQRAIDRGMLAARRAVVVGTADELSRVRLSSLLRDFGLSEIRRVQLAELSGDQDDRAAVASAIRAARECAADEIVLAMPWQQEPRIQAVSDQLRASPLPVRLLPDRTAERFLALRMVATGPIPTLEMQRSPLTSLERAGKRLFDVVAAAGLLLLFTPLLIGTAIAIKLDSRGPVLFRQRRNGFDGRPFHILKFRSMHVLEDGDVIVQACANDPRLTGIGATLRRRSIDELPQLVNVLRGDMSLVGPRPHALAHDDKYSKLIASYAQRQHVKPGITGLAQVHGLRGATPAIEDMELRVAHDLAYIKSWSFMLDLRILLRTVGEVLRHTDS; from the coding sequence ATGGCCGACCTTTCGGATGCTCAACTGGCGAAGGCACCGGCTCATTTCGGCGCCTTCCCGTTCGCTTTTGCCTCCCTTGAAGGATTTGCCGTCGCCGTCGAGATGATCGTCGTCGTGTTGTCCAGCATCGTTGGCGGTGCGGCCTATCATTTGTTCTACTATCACACAGTCTATAGCAACAGCTTCGAGGGTTTTCTAGGGATCGGGGTCCTGGCGGCGATCCTGTTCATGTTCGTGGCCAAGTCCCAGGGGCTCTACAACGCGCAGGTGCTGGCCGGCCTCGACCGGCGCTGGAGCAGCCTGCTCGGCGGATGGCTGCTGGTCGTCCTGCTGATGACCCTGATCATCTTCCTGCTGAAAGTGGGCGCCGGCGTCTCGCGCGGGTCGGTGATGTCGTTCGGCCTGATCGGCGGCGTTGGCCTGGTGACCGGACGGATGCTGCTACAGGCGCCGCTGCAACGCGCGATCGACCGCGGCATGCTGGCCGCCCGCCGCGCGGTCGTGGTCGGGACGGCGGACGAATTGTCACGGGTGCGGCTGTCGAGCCTGCTGCGCGATTTCGGTCTCAGCGAGATCCGGCGAGTTCAGCTCGCCGAACTGTCCGGCGATCAGGACGACCGGGCGGCGGTGGCGTCAGCCATTCGCGCGGCGCGGGAATGCGCCGCCGACGAGATCGTGCTGGCCATGCCCTGGCAGCAGGAGCCGCGCATCCAGGCCGTATCCGATCAGCTGCGGGCGTCACCGCTGCCGGTGCGGCTGCTGCCGGATCGGACCGCGGAACGATTCCTGGCGCTGCGGATGGTGGCGACCGGCCCGATCCCGACGCTGGAAATGCAGCGCTCGCCGCTGACCTCGCTCGAGCGCGCCGGCAAGCGGCTGTTCGACGTCGTGGCGGCTGCCGGCCTGTTGCTGCTGTTCACGCCGCTCCTGATCGGAACCGCGATCGCGATCAAGCTCGACTCCAGGGGACCGGTCCTGTTCCGGCAGCGCCGCAACGGATTCGACGGCAGGCCATTCCACATCCTCAAGTTCCGCTCGATGCATGTGCTCGAGGATGGCGATGTGATCGTGCAGGCCTGCGCGAACGATCCGCGGCTCACCGGGATCGGCGCGACGTTGCGCCGCCGCAGCATCGACGAGTTGCCGCAGCTCGTGAACGTGTTGCGCGGCGACATGTCGCTGGTCGGACCGCGACCGCACGCGCTGGCGCATGACGACAAATATTCGAAGCTGATCGCGAGCTATGCGCAGCGCCAGCACGTCAAGCCGGGCATCACCGGTCTTGCGCAGGTGCACGGACTGCGCGGCGCGACGCCGGCGATCGAGGACATGGAGCTGCGGGTCGCACACGACCTCGCCTACATCAAGAGCTGGAGCTTCATGCTGGACCTGCGCATCCTGTTGCGCACGGTCGGCGAGGTGCTGCGTCACACGGATAGCTGA
- a CDS encoding helix-turn-helix domain-containing protein: MRRHSTEEITSKVKQAEELMARGQSQAQACKVLGVSVMTFHRWRKQEAARGHQANGSVTEFAAHTDGRDGGPPNRNRIDELRLENERLRRIVTDLLLEKMKIEEKLALRSGNGNGLPRRGEVQS; this comes from the coding sequence ATGAGGCGTCATTCTACTGAGGAAATAACTTCCAAGGTCAAGCAGGCCGAGGAACTGATGGCGCGGGGGCAATCACAGGCCCAAGCGTGCAAGGTGCTGGGCGTCAGCGTGATGACATTTCACCGCTGGCGCAAGCAGGAGGCCGCGCGCGGTCACCAGGCGAATGGTAGCGTTACCGAATTCGCCGCTCACACCGATGGTCGCGATGGGGGCCCCCCTAACCGAAACCGTATTGACGAATTGCGGCTGGAAAATGAACGGCTGCGACGGATCGTAACTGACCTGCTGCTCGAGAAGATGAAGATCGAGGAGAAGCTCGCGCTCCGGTCCGGCAACGGCAACGGCTTGCCCCGCCGCGGCGAAGTGCAGAGCTGA
- a CDS encoding polysaccharide biosynthesis tyrosine autokinase, producing MLQRNQIPPSLDLRNRPAELPSLAETFDAFISYLLRQYWIILGTAGLCLFAGICYLMTATPSYTALATMIIDTRKFQAIQQQSPVNDVPVDSSAVESQVEILKSENVALAVIRDLKLADDPEFVGSRTGAAGAVLDFVSGLFAGRAPLSEFDRTRRAVRTFQKQLDVRRRGMTYVIEISFRSLDPERAAQIANAVADAYIVDQLDSKYQATRRASVWLQDRIQELRSQASNAERAVLDYKKANNIVTSSGKLLDEQQLGELNTQLVQVKSQVADAKAKLDRIEAVVKAGAPDATVADTLNNQVITKLRSQYLELANREADWSSRYGYNHLAAVNLRNQMREIQSSMMDELKRLAESYKSDYAIALQRQSEIERAVNDSVSQSQSTNQAQVTLRELQSSAQTYRSLYDNFLQRYMENVQQQSFPVSEARVITRASRPLSKSHPQTLVVLAISMLGGLIAGLGLGVLRDLYDRVFRTADMVEAILDTDCIAIVPRVPPGQIKAAVAAGRPSLPGASRAIQRGAEPVLWAAIDAPFSRFSEAIRSIKVNADLNVTKPSKILGLTSALPNEGKSTLAFVFAQLVSQSGARVLLVDCDLRNPSLSRKVAATAERGILDVLSNNATLHDTVWHDPETGLAFLPGATRSRIAHSHDVLASDQMKDFIDRARGHYDYVIVDFPPLTPVVDVRTTAHFVDSFIFVVEWGKTQVQVVERALRSARAVNENLLGVVLNKADIAAMSRYSGYGGKNYYYNSHYGRYGYTE from the coding sequence ATGCTTCAGCGCAACCAGATTCCGCCGTCGCTCGATCTGAGAAATCGCCCGGCCGAACTGCCGTCGCTCGCGGAAACGTTCGACGCCTTCATCTCCTATCTGCTGCGGCAGTACTGGATCATCCTCGGGACCGCCGGGCTCTGCTTGTTCGCCGGCATCTGCTACCTGATGACGGCCACGCCGAGCTATACCGCGCTGGCCACGATGATCATCGACACGCGCAAGTTCCAGGCCATTCAGCAACAATCGCCGGTCAATGACGTGCCGGTCGATTCCTCCGCGGTCGAGAGCCAGGTCGAGATACTGAAGTCGGAGAACGTGGCGCTCGCGGTGATCCGGGACCTCAAGCTCGCCGACGATCCCGAATTCGTCGGCTCCAGGACGGGCGCCGCGGGGGCGGTGCTGGATTTCGTGTCCGGCCTGTTTGCGGGCCGCGCGCCGCTCTCCGAATTCGACCGCACCCGTCGCGCGGTCCGCACCTTCCAGAAGCAGCTCGACGTCCGTCGCCGCGGCATGACCTATGTGATCGAGATCAGCTTTCGTTCGCTCGATCCCGAGCGTGCCGCGCAGATCGCCAATGCCGTCGCCGACGCCTACATCGTCGACCAGCTCGATTCCAAGTATCAGGCGACGCGTCGTGCCAGCGTCTGGCTGCAAGACCGCATCCAGGAGCTGCGCTCCCAGGCATCCAATGCCGAGCGCGCGGTGCTCGACTACAAGAAGGCCAACAACATCGTCACCTCCAGCGGCAAGCTGCTCGACGAACAGCAGCTCGGCGAGCTCAACACGCAGCTTGTCCAGGTGAAATCGCAGGTCGCCGATGCCAAGGCCAAGCTCGACCGCATCGAGGCGGTGGTGAAGGCCGGCGCGCCGGATGCGACGGTTGCCGATACCCTGAACAACCAGGTCATCACCAAGCTGCGCTCGCAATATCTCGAGCTTGCCAACCGCGAGGCCGACTGGTCGTCGCGCTATGGTTACAACCATCTGGCTGCGGTCAATCTGCGCAACCAGATGCGCGAGATCCAGTCATCGATGATGGACGAGCTGAAGCGGCTCGCTGAGAGCTACAAGAGCGACTATGCGATCGCCTTGCAGCGCCAAAGCGAGATCGAGCGCGCGGTCAACGACTCGGTGTCGCAGTCGCAGTCCACCAACCAGGCGCAGGTCACGCTGCGCGAGTTGCAGAGCTCGGCGCAGACCTATCGGTCGCTCTACGACAATTTCCTGCAACGCTACATGGAGAATGTGCAGCAGCAGTCGTTCCCGGTCAGCGAGGCGCGGGTGATCACCCGCGCCTCGCGCCCGCTAAGCAAGAGCCATCCGCAGACCCTGGTCGTGCTGGCGATCTCCATGCTCGGCGGCCTGATCGCCGGGCTCGGGCTCGGGGTGTTGCGCGACCTCTATGACCGCGTGTTCCGTACCGCCGACATGGTCGAGGCGATCCTCGACACCGATTGCATCGCCATCGTTCCGCGCGTGCCGCCGGGGCAGATCAAGGCCGCGGTTGCAGCAGGCCGGCCCAGTCTTCCAGGCGCCTCGCGCGCGATCCAGCGCGGCGCCGAGCCGGTGCTGTGGGCTGCGATCGATGCGCCATTCTCGCGGTTCTCCGAGGCGATCCGTTCGATCAAGGTCAACGCCGACCTCAACGTCACCAAGCCGTCGAAGATCCTCGGCCTGACCTCGGCGTTGCCGAATGAAGGCAAGTCGACATTGGCCTTCGTGTTCGCACAGCTGGTCTCCCAAAGCGGCGCGCGCGTGCTGCTGGTCGATTGCGACCTGCGCAATCCCTCGCTGAGCCGCAAGGTCGCCGCGACCGCCGAGCGCGGCATTCTGGACGTGCTGTCGAACAACGCGACGCTGCACGATACGGTGTGGCACGATCCGGAGACCGGGCTTGCCTTCCTGCCGGGAGCGACGCGATCGCGTATCGCGCATTCGCATGACGTGCTGGCCTCCGACCAGATGAAGGATTTCATCGACCGGGCCCGCGGCCATTACGACTACGTGATCGTCGATTTCCCGCCGCTCACGCCTGTGGTGGACGTCCGCACCACGGCGCATTTCGTCGATTCATTCATCTTCGTCGTCGAGTGGGGCAAGACCCAGGTCCAGGTGGTCGAGCGCGCGCTGCGCAGCGCCCGCGCCGTCAACGAGAACCTGCTTGGCGTCGTGCTCAACAAGGCCGATATCGCCGCGATGAGCCGCTACAGCGGCTATGGCGGCAAGAACTACTATTACAATTCGCACTATGGGCGATACGGCTACACCGAGTGA
- a CDS encoding glycosyltransferase family 4 protein: protein MAPRVVVFNNMITPYTNRLYNELVDRGLDLAVLSCTAQEADRCWAGSFEPRYTARTVPGLSIPLSRSRHTHVNFWIGRALSALAPDLLFVNGFYPSMLAGAAWARANGRALALTIDGWRETMPDTAYHRLARPRLLRHCNAVVCCSDRGRDYFRVEGVRDGDLFVVPLVPAWDPPEDEPAFDERPFHLLWCARINDDAKNAIFFENVAIALGRTLPGLSVRVVGSGAAERRMLARLGAAGIDVAHDGYVPWQAISGVYQQSRLLLLPSLLEPWGLVCNEALQCGVPCLVSPHVGAGGELVRDGDNGYVRALDEQAWVDAARAVLEHPARWEAMSRSARQSVLGNALADAALRFMAAVDHALGTPALREAAQ from the coding sequence ATGGCACCGCGCGTGGTCGTCTTCAACAACATGATCACTCCCTATACCAACCGGCTCTACAATGAGCTGGTCGACCGTGGACTGGATCTCGCCGTGCTGTCCTGCACCGCGCAGGAGGCCGATCGATGCTGGGCCGGATCGTTCGAACCGCGTTACACCGCGCGCACCGTGCCCGGCCTGTCGATCCCGCTGTCGCGGTCGCGTCACACCCACGTCAATTTCTGGATCGGGCGCGCCTTGAGCGCGCTCGCGCCGGACCTGCTGTTCGTCAATGGCTTCTATCCCTCGATGCTGGCCGGCGCGGCATGGGCGCGCGCCAACGGCAGGGCGTTGGCGCTGACCATCGACGGCTGGCGCGAGACGATGCCCGATACGGCCTATCATCGTCTCGCGCGGCCCCGGCTGTTGCGCCACTGCAATGCTGTGGTGTGTTGCAGCGACAGGGGCAGGGACTATTTTCGCGTCGAGGGCGTACGCGACGGCGATCTGTTCGTGGTGCCGCTGGTGCCGGCATGGGATCCGCCGGAAGATGAGCCCGCGTTCGACGAGCGGCCGTTCCACCTGCTCTGGTGCGCCCGCATCAACGACGATGCCAAGAATGCGATCTTCTTCGAGAACGTTGCGATCGCGCTCGGTCGGACCTTGCCCGGGCTGAGCGTCCGGGTGGTCGGGTCCGGTGCGGCCGAGCGGCGCATGCTGGCGCGGCTTGGCGCTGCCGGCATCGACGTCGCGCACGACGGCTACGTGCCGTGGCAGGCGATATCGGGGGTCTATCAGCAGTCGCGATTGCTGTTGCTGCCGTCGCTCCTGGAACCGTGGGGCCTGGTGTGCAACGAGGCCTTGCAGTGCGGGGTCCCGTGCCTGGTGTCACCGCATGTCGGAGCCGGTGGCGAATTGGTGCGTGACGGCGACAACGGCTATGTCCGAGCGCTGGATGAGCAGGCGTGGGTCGATGCGGCGCGCGCCGTACTGGAGCATCCCGCGCGCTGGGAAGCGATGTCGCGGAGCGCCAGGCAAAGCGTGCTGGGGAATGCGCTCGCGGACGCGGCCCTGCGTTTCATGGCCGCAGTCGATCATGCTCTGGGGACGCCAGCCTTGCGGGAAGCAGCGCAATGA
- a CDS encoding polysaccharide biosynthesis/export family protein: protein MPRSNFSRVMFLLAAAGLVGGCHYMPTNGPTSSDLLAGHQDPESLPYAMVKITPQVENVLASFAPQLAGGIQGPPPKDIRFGIGDVVSVTIFEAAAGGLFIPAEAGVRPGNYITLPNQNVDTDGNISVPYAGAIRAKNRTPTEVQRSIVDALKNRAIEPQAVVALIEQRTSLISVLGEVNTPNRFPANAAGERVLDAITRAGGPKGQGFDTWVMLERDGKRTTVPFGQLVYEPKSNIYAHPGDTIYVYREPQTFVAFGASGAQGQFNFEAWRISLAEAVAKAGGLNDAAADPASVFVYRGELPEVAARLGIDVGKYSGPIIPVVYNINLRDPAGYFLATRFQLRNKDVLYASNAASVEDAKVMQHIRLVTATVNDPIVAAYNATLLRNSIKFAVPAQTALQ, encoded by the coding sequence ATGCCGCGTTCGAATTTCAGTCGGGTCATGTTTTTGCTTGCGGCTGCCGGATTGGTCGGCGGTTGCCACTATATGCCGACCAACGGTCCCACCAGTTCGGACCTTCTCGCCGGACATCAGGACCCGGAAAGCCTGCCCTATGCAATGGTCAAGATCACGCCGCAGGTCGAGAACGTGCTGGCATCGTTCGCGCCACAGCTCGCCGGCGGCATCCAGGGTCCGCCGCCCAAGGACATCCGGTTCGGCATCGGCGACGTCGTCAGCGTTACCATCTTCGAGGCTGCGGCTGGCGGCTTGTTCATTCCGGCCGAGGCCGGCGTGCGCCCGGGCAACTACATCACCCTGCCGAACCAGAACGTCGATACCGACGGCAACATCTCGGTGCCCTATGCCGGCGCGATCCGGGCCAAGAACCGCACGCCGACCGAGGTGCAACGCTCGATCGTCGATGCGCTGAAGAACCGCGCCATCGAGCCGCAGGCCGTCGTCGCCCTGATCGAGCAGCGCACCTCGCTGATCTCGGTGCTCGGCGAGGTCAACACGCCGAACCGCTTCCCCGCCAATGCCGCGGGCGAGCGTGTGCTCGACGCGATCACGCGCGCCGGCGGCCCGAAAGGGCAGGGGTTCGACACCTGGGTGATGCTGGAGCGCGACGGCAAGCGCACGACAGTGCCGTTCGGCCAGTTGGTCTACGAGCCCAAGAGCAATATCTACGCCCATCCTGGCGACACCATCTATGTCTATCGCGAGCCGCAGACCTTCGTCGCCTTCGGCGCCTCGGGCGCGCAGGGCCAGTTCAATTTCGAGGCCTGGCGGATCTCGCTGGCCGAAGCGGTCGCCAAGGCGGGCGGCCTGAACGATGCCGCGGCCGACCCGGCCTCGGTGTTCGTCTATCGCGGCGAATTGCCGGAGGTCGCCGCCAGGCTTGGCATCGACGTCGGCAAATATTCCGGGCCGATCATTCCGGTCGTGTACAACATCAATCTCCGCGACCCGGCGGGCTATTTCCTGGCGACGCGCTTCCAGCTGCGCAACAAGGACGTGCTCTATGCCTCGAACGCGGCGTCGGTCGAGGACGCCAAGGTGATGCAGCATATCCGGCTCGTGACCGCGACGGTGAACGACCCGATCGTGGCGGCCTACAATGCGACGCTGCTGCGCAACTCGATCAAGTTCGCGGTGCCGGCGCAGACCGCCCTGCAATGA
- a CDS encoding Ku protein, with amino-acid sequence MAPRANWKGFLRLSLVTCPVALYPATSDTEKVSFNQINRKTGHRIKYAKVDAETGEEVSADDIMKGYKVDTDTYIEVTKEELDDIALDSTRTIEIDEFVPRSEIDSRYLIRPYYLVPDGKVGHDAFAVIRETIRSMDKVAIGRVVLTNREHIIALEPLDNGLMGTLLRYPYEVRSEKEYFDDIQDVKITKDMLDLAKHIVEQKSAEFDPEEFEDRYEQALIDLINQKRNGIKIAKPAAKASGNVINLMDALKKSLANEKQAAPAKAEAKVAKGKKPKKRIEGQREMLLPISGSGKREPKEVAKPEPKKAEKPARAQGSAARKKAG; translated from the coding sequence ATGGCCCCCCGCGCCAACTGGAAGGGCTTTTTGCGCCTTTCGCTCGTGACCTGCCCGGTTGCCCTGTACCCGGCGACATCGGATACCGAAAAGGTCTCCTTCAACCAGATCAACCGCAAGACCGGGCACCGCATCAAATACGCCAAGGTCGACGCGGAGACCGGCGAGGAAGTGTCTGCCGACGACATCATGAAGGGCTACAAGGTCGACACCGACACCTATATCGAGGTCACCAAGGAAGAGCTCGACGACATCGCGCTGGATTCGACCCGCACCATCGAGATCGACGAATTCGTGCCGCGCAGCGAGATCGACAGCCGCTATCTGATCCGCCCCTATTATCTCGTGCCCGACGGCAAGGTCGGCCACGACGCCTTCGCGGTGATCCGCGAGACCATCCGCAGCATGGACAAGGTCGCGATCGGCCGCGTGGTGCTGACCAACCGCGAGCACATCATCGCGCTCGAGCCGCTCGACAACGGCTTGATGGGCACGCTGCTGCGCTACCCCTACGAGGTGCGCAGCGAGAAGGAATATTTCGACGACATCCAGGACGTGAAGATCACCAAGGATATGCTCGATCTCGCCAAGCACATCGTCGAGCAGAAGTCCGCCGAGTTCGATCCGGAGGAGTTCGAGGATCGCTACGAGCAGGCGTTGATCGACCTGATCAACCAGAAGCGCAACGGCATCAAGATCGCGAAGCCCGCGGCGAAGGCCAGCGGCAACGTCATCAACCTGATGGATGCTCTGAAGAAGAGCCTCGCCAACGAGAAGCAGGCCGCGCCTGCCAAGGCCGAAGCGAAGGTGGCGAAAGGCAAGAAGCCGAAGAAGCGCATCGAGGGTCAGCGCGAGATGCTGCTGCCGATCTCGGGCAGCGGCAAGCGCGAGCCCAAGGAAGTCGCCAAGCCCGAGCCGAAGAAGGCCGAGAAGCCCGCCCGCGCGCAGGGCAGCGCGGCTCGCAAGAAGGCCGGCTGA
- a CDS encoding class I SAM-dependent methyltransferase has protein sequence MTMEFSVGQHNAHYEGVYSAHERDWRRVCAVDKADHIAGLLGASAAAVGNVLEVGCGTGAVLARLSAIGVGRDFTGIDVIDPATNLETDGAAAAPFHWSIYDGATIPFTDGSFDLVYASHVLEHVPEPRAFLRELARVARGFVYVEVPCELHARTSGRALQSTLDIGHINFYTPDTFRLVLETAGLAVTGFGIYDHSLAVHGFHSSQARGLAKSIVRKTLLALGPGFATRLATYHCGALCRRDAAAALARDR, from the coding sequence ATGACGATGGAATTCAGCGTCGGACAGCACAACGCGCATTATGAGGGCGTCTACTCGGCGCACGAGCGCGATTGGCGGCGCGTCTGCGCGGTCGACAAGGCCGATCACATCGCCGGCCTGCTCGGTGCGTCGGCCGCCGCGGTCGGCAACGTGCTCGAGGTCGGTTGCGGCACCGGCGCCGTGCTGGCGCGGCTGTCGGCGATCGGCGTCGGCCGGGACTTCACGGGCATCGACGTGATCGATCCCGCCACCAATCTGGAGACTGACGGCGCGGCCGCAGCCCCGTTTCACTGGTCGATCTATGACGGTGCGACGATTCCGTTCACCGACGGATCGTTCGATCTGGTCTATGCCAGCCACGTGCTGGAACACGTGCCGGAGCCGCGCGCATTCCTGCGCGAATTGGCCAGGGTCGCGCGAGGCTTCGTCTATGTCGAGGTGCCGTGCGAGTTGCACGCCCGGACCAGCGGCCGGGCGCTGCAATCGACGCTCGACATCGGCCACATCAATTTCTACACGCCCGACACGTTCCGCCTGGTGCTGGAGACCGCCGGCCTCGCGGTTACGGGCTTCGGTATCTATGACCACAGCCTGGCGGTACATGGATTCCATTCGTCGCAGGCGAGGGGGCTCGCCAAGAGCATCGTGCGCAAGACGCTGTTGGCGCTCGGCCCGGGCTTCGCGACCCGGCTTGCGACCTATCATTGCGGGGCACTCTGCCGGCGCGATGCGGCGGCCGCGTTGGCGCGGGACCGTTGA
- a CDS encoding metallophosphoesterase family protein — MRNLIRRLVGKTDDREHAGDQTCIYAVGDIHGHAELLHEICARIDADIRSTRPARVIEVFLGDYVDRGPESREVIAMLDQRRRTRKVVCLLGNHEACLLEFLVNPEMLARWRQFGGLQTLMSYGLSPSPNPGVAERRALAKQLIRQMPPAHLTFLRSLPITYSHGRYFFVHAGVRPGIALKQQRKEDLLWIRDDFLVSEDDFGKIVVHGHTPVQEAELLHNRINVDTGAYATGRLTCVKLEGPRRTLLMTGSPAARHD, encoded by the coding sequence ATGCGCAACCTGATCCGGCGCCTTGTCGGCAAGACTGACGACCGCGAACACGCGGGCGACCAGACGTGCATCTATGCCGTCGGCGATATCCACGGCCACGCCGAGCTGCTGCACGAGATCTGCGCCCGCATCGACGCCGACATCCGCAGCACGCGGCCGGCACGGGTGATCGAGGTGTTCCTCGGCGACTACGTCGACCGCGGGCCGGAGTCGCGCGAGGTGATCGCGATGCTCGACCAGCGCCGCCGTACGCGGAAGGTGGTCTGCCTGCTCGGCAACCACGAAGCCTGCCTGCTCGAATTCCTCGTCAATCCCGAGATGCTGGCGCGATGGCGACAGTTCGGCGGCCTGCAAACGCTGATGTCCTATGGACTGTCGCCCTCCCCCAATCCCGGCGTCGCCGAACGCAGGGCGCTCGCCAAGCAATTGATCCGTCAGATGCCACCGGCCCATCTCACGTTTTTGCGCTCGTTGCCGATCACCTACTCGCACGGCCGCTATTTCTTCGTGCATGCCGGCGTCAGGCCCGGCATCGCGCTCAAGCAACAGCGCAAGGAGGATCTGCTCTGGATCCGCGACGACTTCCTGGTGTCGGAGGATGATTTCGGCAAGATCGTGGTCCACGGCCATACGCCGGTGCAGGAGGCCGAACTGCTGCACAACCGCATCAATGTCGACACCGGCGCCTATGCGACCGGCCGCCTGACCTGCGTCAAGCTCGAGGGCCCGCGCCGAACCCTGCTGATGACCGGCTCCCCCGCGGCGCGCCATGACTGA